The Pseudoxanthobacter soli DSM 19599 region AGGCCGCGCTTGGCCGCTTCGGTCGCCTTGCGGATCGCCTCAGGCACTTCACGCGCCTTGCCATGTCCGAAGCCGACGCGTCCCTTCTGGTCACCGACGACGACGAGCGCAGCGAAGCCGAAACGCCGACCACCCTTGACCACCTTCGCGACGCGATTGATGTGGACGAGCTTGTCGACGAATTCGCTATCGCGCTCTTCCCGTTCCCGCTCTCGAGCCATATTCCATAGTCCTTGATTTCTTCGCGGCCCGGTTTGGCCCAGGGCCCCTCAGCCGGCTGCGGTGTCGTCAGAAATCCAGACCGCCCTCACGGGCGGCCTCGGCGAGCGCCTTGATGCGCCCGTGATAAATGCGCCCGCCGCGATCGAACACGACCTTGCTCACACCCGCAGCCGTCGCGCGCTCGGCGATCAGCTTGCCGACGACCGAAGCCGCCGCAGTATCCGCGCCGGTCTTCAGATCGGTGCGCAGATCCTTCTCGAGCGTGGAGGCCGCAGCCACCGTGACGCCGGCGGCGTCGTCGATGATCTGGGCATAGATGTGCTTCGAGGACCGAAACACGCTGAGCCGCGGCCGACCGTTCGCCGCCGCCTTGAGGGCACGCCGCACGCGGGCGCGGCGACGCTCGTCTGTCGTAAGATGTCTCGCCATCGCTGCCACCCGTTACTTCTTCTTGCCTTCTTTGCGGACGATGAACTCGCCCGCATAGCGCACGCCCTTGCCCTTGTAGGGCTCCGGCTGGCGCCACTCGCGAATTTCGGCGGCCACCTGGCCGACCTTCTGCTTGTCGATGCCCGAGACCAGGATCTCGGTCGGCTTCGCGCAGGTGATGGTGATGCCTTCCGGGATCGGGAAGGCCACATCATGGCTGTAGCCGAGCGACAGGTTCAGGCTGTTGCCCTGCACCGCCGCCTTGTAGCCGACACCCGTGATCTCGAGCTTGCGCTCGAAACCCTTGCTGACGCCTACCACCAGGTTCGACACCATCGTCCGCGACATGCCCCAGAGGGACCGAGCCTTCTTGGACTCGTCGCGCGGCGTAACCGTGATGCCATCCGCCGTCTGCTCGACCGCGACCAGATCGTGAACCACGAAGGCCAGCTGGCCCTTCGGTCCCTTCACCGAAACGGTCTGTCCGTCGACGGTCGCCGTGATTCCACCCGGAACCACGACGGGCTTCTTGCCAATCCGCGACATCGCTCACCTACCCGTTCAATCTCGTTTCACCGGCCGGCGGATCGTGCCAGCCGGCGCCGCATCAGAAGACGCGGCACAGAACCTCGCCGCCGACATTCTGGTCGCGGGCGTCGTGATCGCTCATCACGCCCTTCGGCGTGGACAGGATCGAAACGCCGAGACCGTTGGCGACGCGCGGCAGCGCCTTCACCGAGGCATACACACGCCGGCCGGGCTTCGAGACGCGCTCGATCGTCCGGATGACGGGCTCGCCATCGTAGTACTTCAGCTCGATCTCGAATTCCGAGCGCCCGTCTTCGAAATCGACGGACGTGTAGCCACGGATGTAGCCTTCGGACGCGAGAACGTCCAGCACCCGGCCGCGCAGGCTCGAAGCCGGCGTGGCGACCTTGGACTTGCGTCGCATCTGCGCATTGCGGATGCGGGTCAGCATGTCACCCAAGGGATCGGTCATCGTCATGGGACCGTTCTCCTTACCAGCTCGACTTGACAAGGCCCGGGATCAACCCGAGGCCGCCGAGTTCGCGCAACGCAACGCGCGACATCTTCAACTTGCGATAATACGCCCGGGGCCGCCCGGTCACCTCGCAGCGGTTCCGCACACGCACGAGCGCGGAATTCCGCGGCAGCTCGGCGAGCTTGAGGCGCGCCTGAAACTGCTCTTCGAGCGACAGGGACTCATCGACCGCAGCCGCCTTAAGACGCGCGCGCTTCGCGGCATACTGCTTGGCGAGCTTCGCCCGGCGGTTATTGGTTTCGATAGAGCTCTTCTTAGCCATCGGTCAAACTCCGCTCCGCCCGATCACTGCCGGAACGGGAAATTGAAGGCGCGCAGGAGGGCCCGCGCCTCGTCGTCCGTCTTCGCCGTCGTGCAGACGATGACGTCCATGCCCCAGACC contains the following coding sequences:
- the rpsN gene encoding 30S ribosomal protein S14, whose protein sequence is MAKKSSIETNNRRAKLAKQYAAKRARLKAAAVDESLSLEEQFQARLKLAELPRNSALVRVRNRCEVTGRPRAYYRKLKMSRVALRELGGLGLIPGLVKSSW
- the rplR gene encoding 50S ribosomal protein L18; this encodes MARHLTTDERRRARVRRALKAAANGRPRLSVFRSSKHIYAQIIDDAAGVTVAAASTLEKDLRTDLKTGADTAAASVVGKLIAERATAAGVSKVVFDRGGRIYHGRIKALAEAAREGGLDF
- the rplF gene encoding 50S ribosomal protein L6: MSRIGKKPVVVPGGITATVDGQTVSVKGPKGQLAFVVHDLVAVEQTADGITVTPRDESKKARSLWGMSRTMVSNLVVGVSKGFERKLEITGVGYKAAVQGNSLNLSLGYSHDVAFPIPEGITITCAKPTEILVSGIDKQKVGQVAAEIREWRQPEPYKGKGVRYAGEFIVRKEGKKK
- the rpsH gene encoding 30S ribosomal protein S8 translates to MTMTDPLGDMLTRIRNAQMRRKSKVATPASSLRGRVLDVLASEGYIRGYTSVDFEDGRSEFEIELKYYDGEPVIRTIERVSKPGRRVYASVKALPRVANGLGVSILSTPKGVMSDHDARDQNVGGEVLCRVF